Proteins from a single region of Stigmatella erecta:
- a CDS encoding ABC transporter substrate-binding protein, producing the protein MKKVLAGLVAAAALITPELAQAEKIVIACGSVGQEQELCTQGAQAWAKKSGHTVQIMSVPTDAGQQLAQFQQLLAAGSTDLDVVRIDIIWPGIVANHFIDLKPHFPEDVLKQHFQPIVKNNTVNGKLVAMPWFTEAGLLYYRKDLLEKHGQKPPTTWQELAQTAKTVVDAEKKGGNDKLVGYVFQGKSYEGLTCNAVEWLDAFGGGTIVDANGQVTVNNPKAAEAIDFIASLVGNVVPKGVLSYEEEGARGAFQSGNAVFMRNWPYAWALANSKDSQIKGKVEVMALPKGGPEGKATGALGGWQLGVSKYSKNPEIAVDLVKYLTGPEEQKRRALVGAFNPTIMSLYKDEELLKANPFFGSLYDTFVNAVPRPTITGTKYNQVSTEFRNAVYATLSGKGKAADNLKRVETKLKSLGKNGKW; encoded by the coding sequence ATGAAAAAGGTACTGGCAGGGCTTGTGGCCGCGGCGGCACTCATCACCCCGGAGCTGGCGCAGGCGGAGAAGATCGTCATTGCCTGTGGCAGCGTGGGCCAGGAGCAGGAGCTCTGCACCCAGGGGGCTCAGGCCTGGGCGAAGAAGAGCGGGCACACGGTGCAGATCATGAGCGTGCCGACGGACGCCGGGCAGCAGCTCGCGCAGTTCCAGCAGCTCTTGGCGGCGGGCTCCACGGACCTGGACGTGGTGCGCATCGACATCATCTGGCCGGGCATCGTGGCCAACCACTTCATCGACCTGAAGCCGCACTTCCCCGAGGACGTGCTCAAGCAGCACTTCCAGCCCATCGTGAAGAACAACACGGTGAACGGCAAGCTGGTGGCGATGCCCTGGTTCACCGAGGCGGGCCTGCTCTACTACCGCAAGGACCTGCTGGAGAAGCACGGGCAGAAGCCGCCCACCACGTGGCAGGAGCTGGCGCAGACGGCGAAGACCGTCGTGGACGCGGAGAAGAAGGGGGGCAACGACAAGCTCGTGGGCTACGTGTTCCAGGGCAAGTCGTACGAGGGCCTGACGTGCAACGCGGTGGAGTGGCTGGACGCGTTCGGCGGCGGCACCATTGTGGACGCCAACGGCCAGGTCACCGTCAACAACCCGAAGGCCGCGGAGGCCATCGACTTCATCGCCTCGCTGGTGGGCAACGTGGTGCCCAAGGGCGTGCTCTCCTACGAGGAGGAGGGCGCGCGCGGCGCGTTCCAGTCCGGCAACGCGGTGTTCATGCGCAACTGGCCGTACGCCTGGGCGCTGGCGAACTCCAAGGACAGCCAGATCAAGGGCAAGGTGGAAGTGATGGCGCTGCCCAAGGGCGGCCCGGAGGGCAAGGCCACGGGCGCGCTGGGCGGCTGGCAGCTCGGGGTGTCCAAGTACTCCAAGAACCCGGAGATCGCCGTGGACCTGGTGAAGTACCTGACGGGCCCCGAGGAGCAGAAGCGCCGCGCGCTGGTGGGCGCCTTCAACCCCACCATCATGAGCCTCTACAAGGACGAGGAGCTGCTCAAGGCCAACCCCTTCTTCGGCAGCCTCTACGACACGTTCGTGAACGCGGTGCCGCGGCCCACCATCACCGGCACCAAGTACAACCAGGTGAGCACCGAGTTCCGTAACGCCGTGTACGCCACGCTGTCGGGCAAAGGTAAGGCGGCGGACAACCTGAAGCGCGTGGAGACGAAGCTCAAGAGCCTGGGCAAGAACGGGAAGTGGTAA